A section of the Solitalea canadensis DSM 3403 genome encodes:
- a CDS encoding AMP-binding protein, whose amino-acid sequence MKLLDLIYANQSLSFFDLESEKECTINELIVEIPLKTEGRFLVFIYTDNSIASLAALFSCWNIENATIALFSETLAEELKEALEQQYQPMCVVDKTREVIPDYHLIESISLFPLFISNEPRKFEIDNQIKLLLSTSGTTGSPKLVKLSERNVVENALSIIDYLPIESSDQTPLCLPIHYSYGFSVLTTNSIKGGRIYTAVDDMLKRTFWQTFKSYKFTSIVGVPFVYEMLNRLGFYAYDLPSLKYFTQAGGRLNTDLIEKFYQYSKEKNCRFFVMYGQTEATARMSYLPPQDLESKKGSIGKPLKNGKFIIDEHSGELLYGGPNVFGGYAQNRDDLAIYEQPLWLRTGDLAQVDNDGYYFIIGRLKRFAKIAGNRVNLDELENYLKLDFNSAQLACLNIDDKKIAVFIKKDAEIDPERLIEFLRDKFTIHHTMVQVVFIEELPLTANGKVDLQYLYNSFTEDSKVG is encoded by the coding sequence ATGAAGCTATTAGATCTTATTTACGCAAATCAATCATTGTCTTTTTTTGATTTAGAAAGTGAGAAAGAATGTACTATTAATGAGTTAATCGTTGAAATACCGCTAAAAACCGAAGGCAGGTTTCTCGTTTTTATTTATACGGATAATTCCATCGCCTCATTAGCAGCGTTGTTTTCTTGCTGGAATATTGAAAATGCGACAATTGCCTTGTTCAGTGAAACACTTGCTGAAGAACTAAAGGAAGCATTGGAACAACAATATCAACCAATGTGCGTGGTGGATAAAACCCGTGAAGTTATTCCTGACTATCACCTTATTGAAAGCATATCATTATTCCCGTTATTCATTTCTAACGAACCGAGAAAATTTGAAATAGACAATCAGATAAAACTTTTATTATCCACATCAGGAACAACAGGCTCACCTAAACTTGTTAAGCTATCAGAGCGAAATGTGGTTGAAAACGCACTATCGATCATCGATTATTTACCGATTGAAAGCAGTGATCAAACACCGCTATGCCTACCTATACATTATTCTTACGGTTTCTCTGTTTTAACCACCAATTCAATAAAAGGAGGGAGGATATACACAGCGGTTGATGACATGCTAAAACGAACCTTTTGGCAAACATTTAAGAGTTATAAATTTACAAGTATTGTCGGCGTACCGTTTGTATACGAGATGCTTAATAGATTAGGTTTCTATGCCTATGACTTGCCAAGTTTAAAGTATTTTACCCAGGCTGGAGGTCGGTTAAATACTGATTTGATTGAAAAATTTTATCAATATTCAAAGGAAAAAAACTGTCGCTTTTTTGTTATGTACGGCCAAACAGAAGCTACGGCCCGAATGTCTTATTTACCTCCGCAAGATCTTGAATCGAAAAAAGGATCGATTGGCAAACCGCTTAAAAACGGAAAATTCATCATTGATGAGCACTCAGGTGAATTGCTTTACGGAGGACCGAATGTTTTTGGCGGTTATGCACAAAACAGAGATGACTTGGCCATTTATGAACAACCACTTTGGTTAAGAACAGGTGATCTGGCTCAAGTAGATAACGATGGTTATTATTTTATAATCGGTCGCTTAAAACGGTTTGCTAAAATTGCCGGAAACAGGGTTAACCTGGATGAATTGGAAAATTATTTAAAGTTGGATTTCAATAGCGCCCAACTTGCTTGCCTGAACATTGATGATAAAAAAATCGCAGTGTTTATCAAAAAGGATGCTGAAATTGATCCTGAACGACTAATTGAATTTCTTCGTGATAAATTCACCATTCATCATACGATGGTACAAGTGGTTTTCATTGAAGAATTACCGTTAACTGCAAACGGAAAAGTGGATCTTCAATACCTATACAATTCATTTACTGAAGATAGTAAAGTTGGCTAA
- a CDS encoding acyl carrier protein, with amino-acid sequence MNNSEKLLNVFSNALGIRKDKVNDQLAYQTFPQWDSISHMVLITELEDAFEIQLNDKDVLQMDTYSNVKSQLQKYNISFD; translated from the coding sequence ATGAACAATTCAGAAAAACTACTAAACGTATTTTCAAACGCACTGGGTATCCGTAAAGACAAAGTAAATGATCAATTAGCTTATCAAACATTTCCACAATGGGACTCAATCAGTCACATGGTATTGATCACTGAACTCGAGGATGCATTTGAGATTCAGCTTAATGATAAAGATGTACTTCAAATGGATACCTATTCAAATGTTAAATCTCAATTGCAGAAGTATAATATCAGTTTTGATTAA
- a CDS encoding L-fucose dehydrogenase — protein MDLQLSDKVIIVTGGAKGIGEGVAKTLSAEGAISVIVGRNEADNTKTVSEINSSGGKAFQVTAELSHPEECEKAVKSVLEHFGRIDGLVNNAGVNDGVGLENGSYDAFMASLHKNLVHYYLLAHYALPELIKSKGAIVNIGSKTAETGQGGTSAYAASNGGRNALTREWAVELLKYKIRVNAVIVAECYTPLYEKWIQSLPDPEQKLQQITAKIPLEKRMTTTEEIANMVAFLLSERSSHTTGQLIHVDGGYTHLDRSI, from the coding sequence ATGGATTTACAACTAAGTGATAAGGTAATTATTGTAACAGGAGGAGCCAAGGGGATTGGAGAGGGGGTTGCAAAAACATTAAGTGCTGAAGGGGCAATATCTGTAATTGTGGGCCGTAATGAAGCAGATAACACCAAAACAGTCAGTGAAATAAATAGTTCAGGAGGTAAGGCTTTTCAGGTCACAGCTGAGCTATCTCATCCTGAAGAATGTGAGAAGGCGGTAAAGTCAGTGCTTGAACATTTCGGAAGAATTGACGGACTTGTAAATAATGCCGGCGTAAATGATGGAGTAGGCTTAGAAAATGGTAGTTACGATGCATTTATGGCATCACTGCATAAAAACTTGGTTCATTATTACCTGTTAGCTCACTATGCATTACCGGAGTTGATAAAATCCAAGGGAGCAATCGTAAATATTGGTTCTAAAACAGCTGAAACAGGACAGGGTGGTACATCAGCCTATGCGGCATCTAATGGCGGCAGAAATGCACTGACCAGAGAATGGGCCGTTGAATTATTGAAATACAAAATAAGGGTAAATGCGGTAATTGTTGCCGAATGTTATACGCCGTTATATGAAAAATGGATTCAGTCATTACCCGATCCTGAACAGAAATTACAACAAATAACGGCTAAAATTCCGTTAGAAAAACGAATGACCACAACCGAAGAAATTGCCAACATGGTTGCGTTTCTTCTATCAGAACGCTCAAGTCATACAACCGGACAATTAATACATGTTGATGGCGGTTATACACATTTAGATCGATCAATTTAA
- a CDS encoding MBOAT family O-acyltransferase — MVYIIGILLNVGILIYYKYTNFFIDNFNFLSAISGSKVHFNLVSILLPVGLSFMTFQSISYLIEIKRGNLSPEKNIITLANYFLFFPKILAGPIERPGPFLEQLKSKIQINPTLIEEGLKLCLIGFFKKLVVGDRLAIYVNKVYDAPETFGSGALIVATIFFTIQLYCDFSGYCDIGMGVSKMMGLRLTKNFNHPLFAVSFSDFWKRWHITLSSWLRDYIFIPLCGRRAKRTKIYSAIFLVFLISGFWHGANWTFIVWGMMHGTFIILGDIKDRLWNKYVTIDIPEKLLYVGSVCITFLLVSFTRIFFKSDTIGEALMIIKRILTIPGPVELDIVGKYLLLAVTALLLVYEFKKEFFKNKFSISGQANVVINSAYMASLLVLIVLLGVFNQSGFIYMKF, encoded by the coding sequence ATGGTTTATATAATAGGTATCCTCTTAAATGTGGGCATTCTCATCTATTATAAGTACACTAATTTTTTTATTGATAATTTCAATTTTCTTTCAGCCATTTCCGGATCAAAGGTCCATTTTAATCTGGTATCAATATTATTACCCGTAGGATTATCTTTCATGACATTTCAATCGATTAGTTATCTGATTGAAATTAAAAGAGGTAATTTATCTCCAGAAAAAAACATTATTACCCTGGCTAATTATTTTCTGTTCTTTCCAAAAATATTGGCCGGTCCAATTGAACGTCCCGGACCTTTTTTGGAACAACTTAAGAGTAAAATCCAAATAAATCCGACGCTTATCGAAGAAGGTTTAAAATTATGTTTGATTGGTTTTTTCAAAAAACTGGTGGTTGGAGATAGGCTTGCAATTTATGTAAACAAGGTTTATGATGCTCCTGAAACCTTCGGATCTGGGGCGTTGATTGTAGCCACTATCTTTTTTACTATACAACTGTACTGTGATTTTTCTGGTTATTGCGACATAGGAATGGGAGTTAGTAAAATGATGGGATTAAGACTCACCAAAAACTTTAACCATCCGTTATTTGCAGTATCCTTTTCCGATTTCTGGAAACGGTGGCATATTACCCTTTCATCTTGGCTAAGAGATTACATTTTTATTCCTTTATGCGGTCGCAGAGCGAAAAGAACTAAAATATATAGCGCCATTTTCCTGGTATTCCTCATTAGCGGATTTTGGCATGGCGCCAACTGGACCTTTATAGTTTGGGGAATGATGCACGGAACTTTCATCATTTTAGGTGATATAAAAGATCGACTATGGAACAAGTACGTCACCATTGACATTCCTGAAAAATTATTATATGTAGGCTCAGTATGCATTACTTTCCTATTAGTTTCCTTTACACGCATTTTTTTCAAATCTGATACCATAGGAGAAGCATTAATGATTATCAAACGGATTTTAACAATTCCGGGTCCGGTAGAGCTTGATATAGTAGGAAAGTACCTGTTGCTCGCAGTTACAGCTCTTTTACTTGTTTATGAATTCAAGAAAGAATTCTTTAAGAACAAATTTAGCATAAGCGGTCAAGCCAATGTTGTAATTAATAGTGCATATATGGCTTCATTACTTGTTCTTATTGTTTTACTTGGAGTATTTAATCAAAGTGGTTTTATCTACATGAAATTTTAA
- a CDS encoding alpha-L-fucosidase, with protein sequence MKKLYLFLLCLCFAGIQGKAQQKTNPDSIKQKMQWFADAKLGIFIHWGIYAVNGIDESWSFHNKKISYADYMKQMDGFTARNYDPQQWADLINESGAKYAVITTKHHDGVALWPTKQKHFNVVKNTPAKRDLLKPFYEALDKHGIKKGAYFSLIDWSYPDYPGFLKDSSRYKVADNPQRWQRFQRFYQAQINEVNTAYKPDLWWFDGDWEHSAAEWQCVKVRTDILSLKPQAILNGRLQGYGDYDTPEQNFPVSRPKFHWWELCMTTNNNWGYHPDDTNYKTPFEVISIFTDAISNGGNLLLDIGPDKDGNIPTEQVHILKELGKWTKKHQEAIYGTLAGLPQGHFYGASTLSKDSTTVYLFLPGQTTGNIMVKGLDNKIKDIQVVGTQEHLSPKIVGKVSWSPIPGIVFINVPDAQKDQYMTVLKLSLNEPLKLYRGQGGLN encoded by the coding sequence ATGAAAAAATTATACCTATTTCTTCTTTGTCTATGCTTTGCCGGTATCCAGGGTAAAGCACAACAAAAGACCAATCCTGATTCAATCAAGCAAAAAATGCAATGGTTCGCTGATGCAAAGCTTGGTATTTTTATTCACTGGGGTATTTATGCCGTAAACGGTATCGATGAAAGCTGGAGTTTTCATAATAAAAAGATCAGTTATGCTGATTATATGAAACAAATGGATGGCTTTACAGCACGAAATTATGATCCACAGCAATGGGCGGATTTAATAAATGAAAGTGGAGCAAAATATGCAGTAATCACGACCAAACACCATGACGGTGTTGCACTATGGCCAACTAAACAGAAACATTTTAATGTTGTTAAGAATACGCCTGCCAAAAGAGATCTTTTAAAACCTTTTTATGAAGCATTAGACAAACATGGCATTAAAAAAGGCGCTTATTTCTCGCTTATCGATTGGAGTTATCCTGATTATCCGGGATTTTTAAAAGACAGTAGCAGGTATAAAGTGGCCGACAATCCGCAGCGTTGGCAGCGCTTTCAACGATTTTATCAGGCACAGATCAATGAGGTTAATACAGCTTACAAACCAGATTTGTGGTGGTTTGATGGTGATTGGGAGCATAGTGCTGCTGAGTGGCAATGTGTGAAAGTGAGAACAGATATCTTATCATTAAAACCACAGGCAATCTTAAATGGTAGGCTACAAGGTTATGGCGATTATGATACACCAGAGCAGAATTTCCCGGTTAGCCGCCCTAAATTTCATTGGTGGGAATTGTGTATGACCACTAACAATAATTGGGGATACCATCCGGATGATACCAATTATAAAACACCTTTTGAAGTCATTTCAATTTTTACTGATGCAATTAGTAACGGTGGAAATCTGTTGTTGGATATAGGTCCGGACAAGGATGGAAACATTCCTACTGAACAAGTACATATTTTAAAGGAACTAGGCAAGTGGACTAAAAAACATCAGGAGGCAATTTACGGAACGTTAGCTGGTTTGCCTCAGGGACATTTTTATGGTGCCAGTACGTTATCTAAAGACTCTACAACGGTTTACCTCTTTTTGCCTGGACAAACAACCGGTAATATAATGGTTAAGGGACTTGACAATAAAATTAAGGACATACAAGTAGTTGGCACACAGGAGCATTTATCACCTAAAATAGTGGGTAAAGTATCCTGGAGTCCTATCCCAGGTATAGTGTTTATTAATGTACCTGATGCTCAAAAAGATCAATACATGACCGTTTTAAAGCTATCATTAAATGAACCCCTAAAACTTTACAGAGGGCAAGGCGGACTAAACTGA